taagcgagcgggccgggcccataaattattgggccctacaatagcccctcaaaaccctgctgtccaacatcttagttggaaaggtgggttttggtaataccgagcctttattgtgGCTCATTCAATTCAGCCCTTGAATGACGTTGGCGATTCTTCACCTCCCTagggaatgcgccggtctacaagacgtttccctcaatttatgcgtgatgcgtttatgccgtttggttatccgaagcatgcctttaatatcttccttttacgagacctcccagattcaacggtttttgatagcatgggggaatgaaacgggtGTATTGATGTTTGCAGATCTCCTTGGAGATCTGCACACATTAAGTAATctcctcttcgtcccctatataaagagaagaaacaagagttgtttctcccacagatgaatccctttaatccccacaaaatttgaaacccttagattccttcCGGAGTTTATTCTTGCTCTTCGGTTACATCTCAGCCTGAAATACACTCACCGTAGTATTAAGCAATGAAGGAACCATTCCCTTCCCAGAAACACTATGTTCTAGCGAAGCTCAAAATGGCTCGATCAAGGCAaagatggcggagactcaagatttgtcccgccgtccttttagccaaaatccgaagtaggagctcgtcacgtcacactttcggcgtgactgagccgaggaagcacatcatcagtaccacccgctctttcacgagcatatctaacatggcgccagcgtgttaggagtcaggattGGGGCAGGgtctaagtgcccctgcttcttcctctcttcgttcactagcgcccccctttgcctctctttcttcttctcttcaccaccagatccatcctggtgcttttccttttccctcttttgctcctttctctttcttttcatctcttctctcttcttctcctccttcctactcatgtcctccatcttcttcattcatctcctccatcttctgctcatgtcctccatcttcttccatgtgttccaattcttcttccttctccttcatctttttctaaagaaggttcttctcctgatatgagcagtgctgaggcagagattggagagactttgaaggcgagtttaaaagacacctgactatTTACTGTTCTGTATTGCAGATGCTATTGTTGCTTTtagcaattcattttttgtataggcttgtttaagcccttctttgtacgttgtaataatttttcatattaataaaagttattgttattctacttcgcatgttctgtctatatgttttaataaatttgcaagcactgctcggcacaatagtatagcatttgaattagtgacaactaaggccaaaatactttgctaataaaaagatgtcaccataactttaacagAATTACTTGACATAGCAATGCCGACCAGGGAGGGACGACACTTACCTCAAAATTAGCCAAAATGAGGACTGAGTATTCGATACGGTGTAAgaagtaactatccgaggacatgtcattCGCAAAAcgaacagtttccttaggctattgaataaggggtcattttgccatcttaacatactggccttaacattttacagtattcGGGTCAAGGACTTTCCCGTCTGAGTAGTTGGCGTTCctataggcctgagtccgagagCCATGCAAGgcccaggttctgtccaaaacttttttcagtacttggtttccccataagcttgagtccaaggaccatgcaatgccttggttctgtccaaaactttgtagagtacttggtttccccataggcttgagtccgaggaccatgcaatgccttggttctgtccaaaactttgtagagtacttggtttcctcataggcttgagtccgaggaccatgcaatgccttggttctgtccaaaactttgtagagtacttggtttccccataggcttgagtccgaggaccatgcaatgccttggttctgtccaaaactttgtagagtacttggtttccccataggcttgagtccgaggaccatgcaatgccttggttctgtccaaaactttgtagagtacttggtttccccataggcttgagtccgaggaccatgcaatgccttggttctgtccaaaacctttcGAGTTCAATTTCTCCATTTCTTCAGGTATATcacgaggcgccgagcaggaggttgcccTCGGCAgcggctattcctcggcgtgggccatagtccctgggcccttatgcagaacgggcctgggccgcgaattcactaggcccacgaattaagaggtatttatgcaatctttggccacgcggtactttctgatgtcccagtgttcgaggtgcgcctttacgaggctcctttaatcttgtggttgcagttgacgttggaagttgggTCAGAGCCATTTTGTcggtagcgttccttgggacgctgcgtgagttgactgccaccaccttgtcttttcaaataaataggagggagagagagttgctttatatacacacagctccttcagtttcctcccaaatcacaactcctatattcagtgctgtcctcccttaacataacatgtttgaggcgaaggttgggaaggaagaactctctccgccacagaagcgccgtgtcctcgtgagactcaaaatagtaaggtatgggcgcaggaagcataagttcaggggaatactccatttcgaccgaggggaaatggtgtttctcccccttttagtcaaaatccgaagcaggttctgttcatgccagaatcttggcgtgtcagaagaaagattcttcGCCATCAGTGTCTCTGCCTTgtggcaggcaaatatttagagaaagcccctcaacttccggctccctgcacctttccttcagcggtgtcaggctcaagttgggttctctCTGCACTCTAGAGCTTCGAGGTTGCGGGCCCCaggctgggttcttttgctgcctgagttatgggcatgtaaaagcactGAGGAAGAATGAGGTCttgaagcagtagccaacctcttttctatgccacctcctcggctttgttttatatactttttcttgtatcttcctaTTCAGTTGCGTagtgagctctgacataagctgattccagcttttcattgtacgctgtactatttctttgttttagtaaaaatagaaatctatttacatgttttgagtactgatcttttggcaacactactttgtgaatgggtgtgctccatgggtgtgtttcttcaagaatatttagagcaagataccttgaaacataatctaactaactctaattttccaatactaccaggcattatattgataattcatagtaaattaaacttaggaaactaaccggggtaacagttgaatattctgtgataagcgcgtgaataccgtctaagactgataatctctaaataatccatgcgagcagtcgactgggaagtagggaacttcGATTGggtttttgtgtacttggtttccccataggcttgagtccgaggaccatgcaagtcctaggttctgtccaaaacttatggtttttcttttacgtacttggtttccccataggcttgagtccaaggaccatgcagggcctaggttctgtccaaaacttgtaagatgtcttttttgtacttggtttccccataggcttgggtccgaggaccatccaaggccttggttctgtccaaaacttgcaagatttctttttttttgtacttggtttccccataggcttgggtccgaggaccatacaaggccttggttctgtccaaaacttgtaagatttctttttcgtacttggtttccccataggcttgggtccgaggaccatacaaggccttggttctgtccataggcttgtaagatttcttttttgtacttggtttccccataggcttgggtccgaggaccatacaaggccttggttctgtccaaaacttgtaagattttttttttgtacttggtttccccataggcttgggtccgaggaccatacaaggccttggttctgtccaaaacttgtaagatttcttttttgtacttggtttccccataggcttgggtccgaggaccatacaaggccttggttctgtccaaaacttgtaagatttcttttttttaagtaattttttctctatacttatttatttttcgaaggttaacccttaggccagggaggggagagttggcttgaggccggaagcccctagagctgcccacgccgttagcagtgcaaggcgtagcccctagcagaagcttatgtCAGAGCAACAACTGctcgtcgccggagatgggaaaaactcgcgaatctctgcttgctagagagctgactcatgcgccacccgtgccaacgcgcaagccttcccacagacggcgccaattgtagggacacgattctcaaacggcccaacaatgacgttgggctcgcgcgtgaaggatccctgacaataagatttgtagagtgtgggcttgaaaggctagcgtttgatcactgggcgttggtccaaaccggactttagggaaactcggataagaaaaggcttcagcctggatatccaagccctacaactttGTAACTTgggggattggactcctcggatcatgtccgaggagcactaatgtctttctccggttacccggcggtgggtttctcgtggtggtgtacatgtATTGTCCGGTCATTCTCgtccctggagttttttccaggaagtgagatgggatccccttctaattagtttacctttccttttatactagcctacgtttgctgtccctcgtccacgtgtagggtcaacttttccaggactgatacttgtcccgtcaatctaatcccagaattgttggggatggttaataaagcctaaaaattaggttctgttaggtgcagagtcttatcaatgaagggtattaaggacaacttccctgagatattttctgatctttagaGTTTGCCcgtatgccactttcatcaatgagactttgggtctgccgaggaccaagctgtcctcggctgtatccccGGGCCATTTTGAGCTTCTTATCTTTAagcttgggccatggccttcttcagctcgggcctgtggactccccataagcaagCGGGtcgggcccataaattattgggccccacaagtATAATTGTTATAAAACTTTGTTAGTAATGGATTCATCATAAGaagtaacaattataaattgtacACACAAaaccattataattattcagtTCAAGgaatgaggggaaaaaaaaaactttggaggaatattatagaataaaatttgatatagaATGTGTTTCTCACTTTCTCCTTATTTCTAAAGCAAAATACACATCTCAAACACTCACAATCAATTACAACCTTTACAAAATCCATAAGTCCACAACATCCAACCTTAACATCAAAATTGTAATTGCCTTGtcacttaatatatataaaatgaaagcCCACTTCCCTGGTTGTAGCCAACTCATATGGGTTAAGATTAAACGGGACAGCAGTGATATAGTTAGGTAGGCTTCATCGAAAGATTGAAgataaatgatattattttttgtctGTGTATATTTGACATATGATGACATAATGGCTACGTgcagagatatatatatatatatatataaaggagtagaagtgcaagaattgaaaattataaattgaaatGCTAAGAGTTTTGTGTTTATGTATGAGGGAAGAAAAGTATTGAAACATTGTaccaaaagaaacaaataatactcattttttaatttaaaaagttttgaaatattgaaccaaataaaacaaaaaagtcaatatataatttgttcttatctttgaTATGGCACTTGAGAATATTCCATCTCTTTTTGGAAAGAATGTGTCACTTAGCAAAACCTCATGTTTTCCTATATGAGAtctttgcttatatatatatatatatatatatatatacatatacacctTGGCTACTGCACGCCTTGGCCTTGGAAGCATATCCATGGCTACCTACCCATGGGGACTACCTTGGCCTTACCTgttgcatgccttggccttggcagcatgcccatggggggctgccttggccttggttgcctacccatatatatatatatatatatatacatatatatatgggttaggTTCAAGGTACACTTGAtgtaattttaagtaatgttacactgctcaatatttgttaattagatgtgaattttgataaatccaccgctggattacattatcttcgtatattcttcatacttacaaaatttaaagataatcaaagatcaatagccatgtcatcagttaattatttaaatttaaatttttgtagtttaaaataatacataaaagatgatttatggattgaatggtaaattacatccgattggcatgaaaattagcgtgcatgttaagaacatatagaatatgtaattcaacggttggattttaaaaatatgaattgaataacaaattattaggtggtgtaaaattgcttagagttacactaggtgtaacttgaactcaaccttttatatatatatatatatataagggaaaaaaaagtattgaaacattgaaccaaataaaacaaaaagctaATATtcaatttgttcttatctttgaTATGGTACTTGAGAATATTCCAATTCTCTTTGGAAAGAATgcacctttatatatatatatatatatatatatatatataaggttgggttcaagttacatctagTATAACTcaaagcaatgttacaccacccaataacttgttataaaattcatatttcaaaaatctcattgttgaattacatgttctatatgttcttaataatCATGTCagttttcatgtcaattggatgttatttaccatttgatccataagctcatcttttatgcattattttaaattacaaaaacttgaatttaaaaaattgattgatgacatgactattaattttttattatctcgaaattttgcaaacatggagaatatatgaagataatgtaatctaacggtagatttgtcaatattcggatccaattaaaaaatattgaatggtataactctaagcaatgttacaccaggtgtaactctaagcaatattacaccactcaatattttttaattggatgcaattttaataaatctaccgttagattacattatctttatatattcttcatacttacaaaatttcgaggtgatcaaagattaatagttatgtcatcaatcaattgttaaaatttaaatttttgtagtttaaaataatacataaaatatgaatttatagatcaaatggtaaatagcatctaattgatatgaaaattggcatgcatgttaagaatatatagaacatgtaattcaacggttggatcttcaaaatattaatttaataacaagttattgggtggtgtgtttctccaaaaaaaaaaagttattgggtagtgtaacattgtttagagttacaccaggtgtaacttgaacccaactcatatatatatatatatttatatatatatatatacaaaggtGCATTctttccaaatatatatatatatatatatatattgatttgtgCCTAATGTTTAAATTGCAGTGACAATGTGATTAatcactaattttttaaaatcaattccatgtttttatacttagtattctcaaaaactTTCTCCCCTCTACCGGGAATACAAATCCTCTTTATCTCATTTTGTATTTCACTTTATgttccaccaatcacaactttacatgtgtttattttttttcattttaaattttagctattttattaggaaagttaaaaaaaaaatacaggataagttgtgattagtggaacacaaaaaatggtacaaataatttgtattttttcccCGTGTGTGATAAAATCCTTAGtattttcaacaacaaaaaaaaattccacgtttttatatttctatttttttgagtaaaacgtttttatatttcttaatttgtttaatttttgcaTATAAACCAAGCGATGGTCTTGTCAAAGAATCATTAGCAGCATCCAAACACAGAAAACGTGTTTGTATGAAAAACGCGTACAAGTAAAACCCTTATTTCTTTGATATTTCCTTTCCTATTCCTTCTATACTTCCAATTTCTCCACAATAAAAAGGAATCTTCAGTTCCTACTTTCATCATCAAAAagatctctctctcatacacacacATGGCTGCCCTTCATGAAAAACCATTAAAGGAGAATGAAGAAGGAGAAGATATGTATAACTATGATGAAGAAACCTGTTCCGCATCTGGGTGTGGCTGTTTTCGGCTTTTTGGGTTCAGACAGAGGCGAAGCAACGACAATGAAAGCAAATATCTTTTGCAGCAAAATGGAGAACACAGAGAGACATGGTGGAAGAATCATCTGAACAAGGTTAAGCAGGTTGCAGAGGTATTGGCCGGGCCCAAGTGGAAGACTTTCTTGAGAAAGTTCAGCAGATTTGGTATTAACAAgaacaagaaagagaagaacAGGTTTCAGTATGATCCAGAGAGTTATGCTCTTAATTTTGATCGAGGTCTTGATAGTGAGGATGATGCCTTGGTTCTTGATTTTACGTCCAAATTTGCTGCTCCAATTCATGATCATGAACAGCCACGAACTGGATCCGGAAAGTGATGATTTTGCGtggagatttttatttttatttttttatgattcacATCTCTTTGTACTTACTTTTTTCCATGTATAGAATATAATGTTCTTTCATAATAATCATTCATGAGTCTCTCTTTTATTGGAATTCAGTCTACGTAGAGAAATTTTGTGTGTTTGATATTGCCATCTTTCTATTCCGTAAAATCTCATACTACATATCTACAAATTTGCTAAAAACTAGAGACAGTTCCTTGTTGAAGATGTAATTATGCCGCACTTGttgaaaagggaaaagaaaaagtttatacCCATTGGGGAATAGACGTGCCTGCACAGCTGcactaatcagttttttatAACTCAATAGTTGGGTGGGGAAGAGTAATGCATACAAAAAATTGTATACACACAAAAATTGAGATGGTACCATTTGAGTACACCACTtgtatcatttttatttatcactAATAGTGCCGGTTCTACCATATAAGCAATTGATATAGTCTCTTAAGGCCCTAAGTAGAAAAAAAGGCTcccaaattttaactaatatgattatttctttaattaattaagcccaaatattagccaacaaataaaataatatatttttatcaaatgaaaaacaagaaaaagaaagagagaaatgttatgtccacaatattttttacaacatttttacaacaaatcttaaataataAGTTGTTACAGGCAATAagtgatggcaaaaaaataatttcagtcatgggttcaaattaaaaccagtaacaacttaatATCTAAGATTTGTTCTGCAAAATATTGAAAATGTAGCagttctcaaaaaataaaaaataaagcaatacacacaaaattcacaacattttttataatagttaaGTTGGCAATCTTTTACTAGTTCTCACATAGGTCCACCACTAATATCACTGTTTTatttaccactatcaatctatcacatcaacaagtgtaaataattttatcaaaattttttttgtatttatagactttctaaaaaatatttctacGTGGTTTATGTTAATTAGTAATATATTTGCCCCTAAAACaagatatataatttaaataatattttattttttaaaatttatatttaaatatataaaaaacctCAATTTCAGATTTCACCTTAAGCCCCCAAATATATTAAGCCGCCTCTGATCGCTAATAATTTACCACATTAGCATTTTTACCTACCAACACCATTAGTAATCTGCcaaaatgtcaaatttctttGACAAATTTGTTTTGTGAGTAGACTTTCTCAGGTGGGGAAATTTTAGAGTTAGGCGTGACTGCACCATCAATACTATTatggtaaaatttataataatgatAGATTGTAGAAAAAGAAGGAAGGTTGTTCAATGGATGAAATAATTTGGACTTTCTGTGAGTTTGAGTCAAGTTTGGTGGATAGCGTGTTCTTGTGTAACGTAATGTGTTCGAGGATTGAAGAGGGTTTCTACATTGTTCTGATTTGATGTTGATATGGACCGTGTGGCTTGAATTTTCCCAGCCCAAATCGGTCAAGCTTGACCGAATTCCAAATTTCTAATTGGCAGAGGAATTCTCCTTTGCCGACTGAGTATATAACACTATATTATACACACGTGTGTTATTATATGGGGCACAGTGTGTTCCAAACCTAGCAGGGGTAAGGCAtatagagaaaatgaaaaatagtatctccccaccccaccccccaccccccccccccccccccccccccaccaaaaaaaaaaaatccaatgaaCACTTGCTTGTGTATTTGTTCTATTACTGATTGTCTAGAAAGcttaaactattagaaaatggtaaatttaatcacttaatcatAATTCTAAGTGAGATCAAACTCCATTTCTCATAATTCTTACACTCTTGCTCATGTGTAAGATCAAACTCCCATTCTTTTTAATAGGTGAGGACCAACatgtaagatttttttaatattttaaatgggagatagagtgaagacaggaatcaaaatcaagatctcttattctgataccatgttaaattaccaattgtacATACCTTTCTTTTTAATAGGTGAGGTCCAACAAGTgagattttttaatattttaaaagagatttttttaatattgtaaatGGGAAATAGAGCGAAGTCAGGGATCGAATTTAAGATCTTTTGttctaataccatgttaaattaacAATTGACCCAAAAGCTTATATTATtaagaaattgtgaatttaatcacttaaccataattctaataGTATTTGAGGTGTTGAGCCATTTTTTGCAAAAAGGCATTTCGTGTTTCAAGCTTTGCTCTAGCATTTTTTTGGTGCAGCAATACAAGAGTTTGGTTCTCTTGCTCCTGAGCCGTAAATGAAAAGCAAAGAGAGCATATCTTAGATTAAGCCCTTAGCCGAATGTGAAgatcaaacaagtaaagaaCCCAACCAATTGATCTTTCACAAAAATCCAAGAGAGCATTTTGTTAAGCTTCCTAACCTTTTCTCTCTATGGATTTTGTTCTGATCTTATGCCTTATTTTGCATCCCCATGATAGAATACCCATTGTTTTAGTCCACTCACCATTCAATCCCAAAGTGAGTTTTTGAGAGATTGAAACTACAGAGTCCATATCTAGTAAGTTTTACTTCAGTTAAACCTTCAAGAAAATTCCCTAGAAAAGTGCCAAAGCTTCAAGGAAATTCCTTAGAAAAGTGCCAAGGTTTGGCTTTTGGGAGTGAGGAGTTTGTGGGGGAGTTAATAAGGATTCTAGAGCTTCTAGGACTACTAGTCTTCTACGGTTGGAACACAAGTATGGCATGATTTTTTCACTTTGTAACCAATTATcacttgttatttttgcaatatatatatatatatatatatttttttttttttgggttgctgaatttgttatttttgcTAGTTTAATCACTTAGGGGTCTTAAGCgtacatttttgaaaaatattatcttaATCAAGGACTTAAACCAAGGCGTGACATTGCAAACGTAATTAAATGTGATTTGagaatgattaaataattaattgtaaCTAAAtgcataattaaattaaatcgaaaaataataataatctataagactaaattgagaaaaaaaaaaactcaaaaactataaataaaccTGCAATAACATGATAAAACAACTCAAATTGAGgaaaatttaaaactcaaaggGGAGCTTACAAGGATAACCTCACAAATTCTCTTAACAACAGTTaacatatcatcaacatacggtagtagaaaaatataagaatcaTCATTAAGTACTCTAACATATACGTAGCAATCATACTCACAAAGGGTATAAAAAATCTGAATCACATAAGAATCAAATCTCTTGTACCACTATCTAGAAGATTGCTTAAGCCTATAGAGTGAATTCTTTAATCTGTAGACAAGATTTTGCGTAGGTTGCTTGAACCCCACTAGTTGTTCCATGAAGATCTCCGCGTCCAAATTCTCATGAAGGAATGTCATCC
This DNA window, taken from Quercus robur chromosome 2, dhQueRobu3.1, whole genome shotgun sequence, encodes the following:
- the LOC126715524 gene encoding uncharacterized protein LOC126715524, yielding MAALHEKPLKENEEGEDMYNYDEETCSASGCGCFRLFGFRQRRSNDNESKYLLQQNGEHRETWWKNHLNKVKQVAEVLAGPKWKTFLRKFSRFGINKNKKEKNRFQYDPESYALNFDRGLDSEDDALVLDFTSKFAAPIHDHEQPRTGSGK